The bacterium genomic sequence AATTTTTCTGGTTCGCTTTATTTCAAATGCCTTGATTCCTTTATCGCCATATAACACAAAATCTACTTCCATATTGTTTGCTGTCCTCCAATAAAATATCTGATAGCCCAAATCAAGATAGTCATTTATCGCCTTTAATTCCTGAAACAGCAAGGTTTCCATAGCCTGTCCTTCAATCTCCTCAGGCATATCCAAAGGTCCTTTTGGCCTCAGGGTGCGATAAACTCCCACATCAAAAAAATAGAATTTCGGATGGGAAACCAACCGCCTTTTTGCCCTTTTAGTAAAAACAGGCACTCTGTAGGCGATAAGCAGATCTTCTAATATGGCAAATAATTTTCCACTCTTT encodes the following:
- a CDS encoding DUF4143 domain-containing protein — encoded protein: MPVFTKRAKRRLVSHPKFYFFDVGVYRTLRPKGPLDMPEEIEGQAMETLLFQELKAINDYLDLGYQIFYWRTANNMEVDFVLYGDKGIKAFEIKRTRKITPSLLRGLKAFLKDYPFAKTYFLYGGERRVYEGDIEVIPIEGTCVASLLTKLP